A stretch of the Nitratifractor salsuginis DSM 16511 genome encodes the following:
- a CDS encoding bifunctional 2-C-methyl-D-erythritol 4-phosphate cytidylyltransferase/2-C-methyl-D-erythritol 2,4-cyclodiphosphate synthase, translated as MNRISLILLAAGSSTRFALPVKKQWLYQGEIPLWLHVARAFEAAGDFRDIIITGHPDELEYMRQFADYTFVPGGASRQASLLNALNQVQSEWVLVNDIARCCLDREMLRRVLSRCGEADCIVPALPAVDTVYEEGRPIDREKIRLIQTPQLSRAALLRDALSRDQEFTDESSAIHAAGGKVLLVEGSAKARKLTHPQDLKHLECLIPPAAQTFTGFGMDIHAFEPGKPMVLGGVSVDAPVGFKAHSDGDVAIHALIDALLGAAGMGDIGEHFPDTDPRWAGADSTRLLQTVLERIQGCGLTPLHADLTIIAQVPRLGPYKEPIRRKLARLLGLSPARVNVKATTAEKMGFIGREEGVAVQAVATLGIYDWSRKV; from the coding sequence ATGAATAGAATCTCCCTCATACTTTTGGCGGCAGGCAGCTCCACACGCTTCGCTTTACCCGTCAAGAAACAGTGGCTCTATCAGGGAGAGATCCCCCTTTGGCTCCACGTAGCCCGAGCCTTCGAAGCGGCGGGGGATTTCCGAGACATTATCATCACGGGCCATCCCGACGAATTGGAGTATATGCGCCAATTCGCCGACTATACCTTCGTCCCCGGCGGAGCGAGCCGGCAGGCGTCCTTGCTCAATGCCCTAAACCAGGTCCAAAGCGAATGGGTCCTGGTCAACGATATCGCGCGCTGCTGCCTCGACCGGGAAATGCTCCGTAGGGTCCTCTCCCGCTGCGGTGAAGCCGACTGCATCGTCCCCGCTCTTCCCGCGGTCGATACAGTCTACGAAGAGGGCCGTCCCATCGATCGAGAGAAGATCCGCCTCATCCAAACCCCCCAGCTGAGCCGGGCCGCCCTGCTGCGGGATGCCCTCAGCCGGGACCAGGAGTTTACCGACGAGAGCAGCGCCATTCACGCTGCCGGCGGCAAAGTCCTCCTGGTAGAGGGCTCTGCCAAAGCCCGCAAGCTCACCCATCCCCAGGACTTGAAACACCTCGAGTGCCTGATCCCCCCGGCAGCACAGACCTTCACCGGTTTCGGGATGGACATTCACGCCTTCGAGCCGGGCAAGCCGATGGTCCTGGGCGGGGTCTCTGTCGATGCCCCCGTGGGTTTCAAAGCCCACAGCGACGGTGATGTGGCGATCCACGCCCTCATCGACGCCCTGCTGGGCGCCGCCGGCATGGGGGATATCGGAGAGCATTTCCCCGACACCGACCCCCGCTGGGCGGGCGCCGACAGCACACGACTGCTCCAGACGGTCCTAGAGCGGATCCAGGGCTGCGGACTGACCCCGCTGCATGCCGACCTGACCATCATCGCCCAGGTGCCCAGACTCGGCCCCTACAAAGAGCCCATCCGCCGCAAACTGGCGAGGCTTTTGGGGCTGAGCCCCGCCCGGGTCAATGTCAAAGCGACCACCGCCGAAAAGATGGGCTTCATCGGGCGTGAAGAGGGGGTCGCGGTCCAGGCAGTCGCCACCCTGGGAATCTACGACTGGAGTCGAAAAGTATGA
- a CDS encoding DUF302 domain-containing protein: protein MKFFKNLFAIIGLLITILIIYLWFALDLGTRIEQVKQLDPKAKDVYTHMMSTLLETGDIGKATVRKVKVEKGIEPDEVVDALNSVATEMGIKPVGDLPLSKEVALRTGKPQPYTRVLSYCNPAIAIKMVKWSMAYGAYLPCRITLMQDKNGDYWLYTLDLDMMIHGGKPLPPDMLKYGNQVKNTIYTMMDKAAHGDF, encoded by the coding sequence ATGAAATTCTTCAAAAACCTCTTTGCGATTATCGGCCTGCTGATCACGATCCTGATCATCTATCTCTGGTTCGCCCTGGATCTCGGCACGCGTATCGAGCAGGTCAAACAACTCGACCCCAAGGCCAAGGATGTCTATACCCATATGATGTCCACCCTCCTGGAGACAGGAGATATCGGTAAGGCTACGGTCCGTAAAGTAAAAGTGGAGAAAGGGATCGAACCGGATGAAGTGGTCGATGCTCTCAACAGCGTCGCGACGGAGATGGGAATCAAGCCGGTGGGGGACCTGCCCCTCTCCAAAGAGGTGGCTTTGCGTACCGGCAAGCCCCAGCCCTATACCCGGGTGCTGAGCTATTGCAATCCCGCCATCGCTATTAAGATGGTCAAATGGTCCATGGCCTACGGAGCCTATCTACCCTGTCGCATTACGCTCATGCAGGATAAAAACGGCGACTATTGGCTCTACACCCTTGATCTGGATATGATGATCCACGGCGGCAAACCGCTGCCTCCCGATATGCTCAAATACGGAAATCAGGTCAAAAACACGATCTATACCATGATGGACAAAGCCGCCCACGGCGATTTCTAA
- the hxlB gene encoding 6-phospho-3-hexuloisomerase: MIAEEILNDLERILSKTDEKAFERFLDRLQPGKRIFIAGAGRSGYVGKCFAMRLMHLGYEAFVVGETNTPSIRPDDLLLAISSSGTTDSVVNAAKKALSHGAETLALTADTSSPLAQKSDFVIYIPSNDPKEDGSSPLPLGSKFELSALLFLEAAVSELMKHYGITEEEMKSRHSNL; this comes from the coding sequence ATGATCGCAGAAGAGATTCTAAACGATCTCGAGAGGATCCTCTCCAAAACGGATGAAAAGGCATTTGAGCGATTTCTCGACAGACTCCAGCCCGGTAAGCGTATTTTTATAGCCGGCGCAGGCCGCAGCGGCTATGTAGGAAAATGTTTTGCCATGCGTCTGATGCATCTGGGTTATGAAGCCTTCGTCGTCGGGGAGACCAATACTCCCTCTATTCGCCCGGATGATCTGTTGTTGGCGATCTCCTCTTCCGGCACGACCGACAGCGTCGTCAATGCCGCCAAAAAAGCGCTGAGCCATGGAGCCGAAACACTGGCTCTCACCGCCGACACCTCTTCCCCTCTGGCTCAGAAGAGCGACTTCGTCATCTATATTCCTTCAAATGACCCGAAAGAAGATGGAAGCAGCCCCCTCCCTCTGGGATCGAAATTTGAACTGAGCGCTCTACTCTTCCTCGAAGCCGCCGTCAGCGAGCTAATGAAACATTACGGTATCACTGAAGAAGAGATGAAAAGCCGCCACAGCAATCTGTAA
- a CDS encoding sulfate adenylyltransferase, translating into MTSSKRNKSLYIDTEALSTLALVQEGLLAPVTKLMGRREAEEVDRTRQYQGLPFPFSFILAPRGKRNETIIPTLEPGETVDLINEGKKVGELTVEEVFPIDPKERLIHIYGSADPTHPGVKNTMARLGEWAVSGPYRVEYPLIRDTVNRIRQMIRRTGAQKISAMMLAANPLNRAHERIIRQILTRADLVVLFLRKPFTDEGLRYDIRHNAVQLFIDNFLPRNKVLVVPFENTYIFAGYNELVLDALLARNAGCNELVIGKNHAGLGLYYDQNRLNTIFDTLSGLDLEITTVDEYVYCDTCRTLVSTETCPHGQHHHIHYHSESIMTLIQNGILPPPILVRKEISANILASLFPNRFENLQETYYSLMPSSGLLEPKSDEQFYVKLMELYQTSSLT; encoded by the coding sequence ATGACCTCTTCAAAAAGAAATAAGAGCCTCTACATCGACACCGAAGCCCTCTCGACCCTGGCCCTGGTCCAGGAGGGGCTGCTGGCCCCCGTCACGAAGCTCATGGGGCGCCGGGAAGCCGAGGAGGTTGACCGCACCCGGCAATACCAGGGGCTGCCTTTTCCCTTCTCCTTCATCCTGGCCCCCAGGGGGAAACGCAATGAAACGATCATCCCTACCCTCGAGCCGGGTGAAACCGTCGATCTGATCAACGAAGGGAAAAAGGTGGGCGAACTGACGGTGGAGGAGGTCTTTCCCATCGACCCGAAGGAGCGGCTGATCCACATCTACGGCTCGGCCGACCCCACCCATCCCGGCGTCAAAAACACGATGGCCCGCCTGGGAGAGTGGGCCGTCAGCGGTCCCTATCGGGTGGAGTATCCGCTGATCCGGGATACCGTCAACCGGATCCGCCAGATGATCCGGCGCACCGGCGCGCAGAAGATCTCGGCGATGATGCTGGCCGCCAACCCCCTCAACCGGGCCCACGAACGGATCATCCGCCAGATCCTCACCCGGGCGGACCTGGTGGTGCTCTTTTTGCGCAAACCCTTCACCGACGAAGGGCTGCGCTACGACATCCGCCACAATGCCGTGCAACTCTTCATCGACAATTTCCTCCCCCGCAACAAGGTCCTGGTGGTCCCCTTTGAGAATACTTACATCTTCGCCGGATACAACGAACTGGTCCTCGACGCTCTCCTGGCCAGGAACGCCGGCTGCAACGAACTGGTCATCGGCAAAAACCACGCCGGCCTGGGGCTCTACTACGACCAGAACCGCCTCAACACCATCTTCGATACCCTCAGCGGCCTGGATCTGGAGATCACTACCGTCGACGAGTATGTCTACTGCGATACCTGCCGAACCCTGGTAAGCACCGAGACTTGTCCCCACGGACAGCACCACCACATCCACTACCACTCCGAATCGATCATGACCCTGATCCAAAACGGGATCCTCCCCCCGCCAATCCTGGTGCGCAAGGAGATCTCCGCCAATATTCTCGCTTCCCTCTTCCCCAACCGCTTCGAAAATCTCCAGGAGACCTACTACTCCCTGATGCCCAGCAGCGGGCTGCTCGAACCCAAGAGCGACGAGCAGTTTTACGTCAAACTGATGGAGCTCTACCAGACCAGTTCCCTCACCTGA
- the thiC gene encoding phosphomethylpyrimidine synthase ThiC — translation MREEWLEKRKNDPVRTQMYYARQGIVTEEMRHIAAKEKIDPEFLRSEVARGRCIIPANVNHKQLDPMAIGMAVSCKINANIGSSALASDIAGEIEKVDVCLKYGADTIMDLSTGGDLDAIREAVIAHSTVPIGTVPIYQILHDINDKVEDLTIDIMLKTLEKQARQGVSYFTIHAGFLLRFMPHVAKRKMGIVSRGGSLMAAWMMHHHRENPFYEAFDEILDICRKYDVSLSLGDSLRPGCLADASDEAQLSELKVLGELTLKAWEKDVQVMIEGPGHVPLNQIERNMKLEREYCHEAPFYILGPLVTDIAAGYDHISSAIGAAVGGWHGASMLCYVTPKEHLGLPNAADVREGIIAYKIAAHAADIARGRPGARDVDDAMSDARYGFDWNRQFELALDPDRAREYHDETLPQDVFKEAEFCSMCGPKFCSYKITQSIVEEHGDVMESEELGVRN, via the coding sequence ATGCGAGAAGAATGGCTTGAAAAGCGCAAGAACGACCCGGTGCGGACCCAGATGTACTATGCCCGTCAAGGGATTGTCACCGAAGAGATGCGGCATATCGCCGCCAAAGAGAAGATCGATCCGGAGTTTCTCCGCAGCGAAGTGGCCAGAGGCCGCTGCATCATCCCCGCCAACGTCAACCACAAGCAGCTCGATCCTATGGCGATCGGGATGGCGGTCAGCTGCAAGATCAACGCCAACATCGGTTCCTCGGCCCTGGCCAGTGATATCGCCGGTGAGATCGAGAAGGTCGATGTCTGCCTCAAATACGGGGCCGATACGATTATGGACCTCTCCACCGGCGGGGATCTCGACGCCATCCGCGAAGCGGTGATCGCCCACTCCACGGTGCCCATCGGGACGGTACCCATCTACCAGATCCTCCACGACATCAACGACAAGGTCGAGGACCTCACCATAGACATTATGCTCAAGACCCTGGAGAAGCAGGCTCGGCAGGGAGTAAGCTACTTCACCATCCACGCCGGCTTCCTCTTGCGCTTTATGCCCCATGTGGCCAAGCGCAAAATGGGGATCGTCAGCCGGGGCGGCTCATTGATGGCGGCCTGGATGATGCACCACCACCGGGAGAACCCCTTCTATGAAGCGTTTGACGAGATCCTGGATATCTGCCGCAAATACGATGTCTCTCTTTCCCTGGGAGACTCCCTGCGGCCCGGCTGCCTGGCTGACGCCAGCGACGAGGCGCAGCTGAGCGAATTGAAGGTGCTGGGGGAGCTGACCCTCAAAGCGTGGGAGAAGGATGTGCAGGTGATGATCGAAGGGCCCGGCCACGTGCCCCTCAATCAGATCGAGCGCAATATGAAGCTGGAGCGGGAGTATTGCCACGAGGCGCCCTTCTATATCCTGGGGCCTCTGGTGACCGACATCGCCGCGGGATATGACCACATCAGCTCCGCCATCGGCGCGGCGGTGGGCGGTTGGCACGGAGCGAGCATGCTCTGCTACGTCACCCCTAAGGAGCACCTGGGCCTGCCCAACGCCGCCGATGTGCGCGAAGGGATCATCGCCTACAAGATCGCGGCCCACGCCGCGGACATCGCCCGTGGCCGTCCCGGTGCCCGGGATGTGGACGACGCGATGAGCGATGCCCGTTACGGCTTTGATTGGAACCGGCAGTTCGAGCTGGCCCTCGACCCCGATCGGGCCAGAGAGTATCATGACGAGACTCTGCCCCAGGATGTCTTCAAAGAGGCGGAGTTCTGCTCTATGTGCGGGCCGAAATTCTGCTCCTACAAGATCACGCAGAGCATCGTCGAAGAGCACGGCGATGTAATGGAGAGTGAGGAATTAGGAGTGAGGAATTAG
- a CDS encoding Mrp/NBP35 family ATP-binding protein — protein MTEDKVLEALSHVIYPGFTKDIVSFGFVKGVEIDDNDRVKVTIEITSSADEVKMQLIKDIETELAKAGAEDVQVEIIAPKKPVERSNSMTGKNIAPQVKDFLMISSGKGGVGKSTTAVNLAIAMAMQGKKVGLLDADIYGPNIPRMMGIENVKPEVVGNKVKPIEAYGIEVMSMGSLMEPGQSLIWRGAMIMKAIEQFLRDILWSDLDVLVIDMPPGTGDAQLTLAQSVPVTAGVTVTTPQEVSLDDSRRSLDMFQKLHIPIAGVIENMSGFICPGDGKEYDIFGMGTSKPVAEEYGTELLARIPIEPQVRIGGDTGKPVTYHHPESETAKRFQEAANKVIAFMEKVDEEGGADNAAIQPTTPPGVSACSMK, from the coding sequence ATGACAGAAGATAAAGTATTGGAGGCGTTGAGCCACGTCATCTATCCGGGATTTACCAAAGACATCGTGAGCTTTGGTTTCGTCAAGGGTGTCGAGATTGACGACAACGACCGGGTCAAAGTGACCATAGAGATCACTTCCAGTGCCGATGAAGTGAAGATGCAGCTTATCAAAGACATCGAGACCGAATTGGCCAAGGCGGGTGCCGAGGATGTGCAGGTAGAGATCATTGCTCCCAAAAAGCCCGTCGAGCGCAGCAACTCCATGACCGGCAAAAACATCGCTCCCCAGGTCAAAGACTTCCTGATGATCAGCTCCGGTAAGGGGGGCGTGGGTAAATCGACCACCGCCGTCAACCTGGCCATCGCGATGGCGATGCAGGGCAAAAAGGTGGGTCTGCTCGATGCCGATATCTACGGCCCCAACATTCCCCGGATGATGGGGATCGAGAATGTCAAGCCCGAAGTGGTGGGTAACAAAGTCAAGCCCATCGAAGCCTACGGGATCGAAGTGATGAGTATGGGAAGCCTGATGGAGCCCGGCCAGTCATTGATCTGGCGGGGGGCGATGATCATGAAGGCGATCGAGCAGTTCCTCCGCGATATTCTCTGGAGCGACCTGGATGTCTTGGTGATCGATATGCCTCCCGGGACCGGGGATGCCCAGCTGACTCTGGCTCAGAGCGTACCTGTGACCGCTGGTGTCACCGTCACGACTCCCCAGGAAGTGAGCTTGGACGACAGCCGCCGGAGCCTTGATATGTTCCAGAAACTCCACATCCCCATCGCCGGGGTTATCGAAAATATGAGCGGCTTCATCTGCCCGGGTGACGGCAAAGAGTACGACATCTTCGGAATGGGGACTTCCAAGCCTGTTGCCGAAGAGTACGGTACCGAGCTTCTGGCCCGTATCCCCATCGAGCCTCAGGTCCGTATCGGTGGAGATACCGGAAAGCCGGTAACCTATCATCATCCCGAGAGCGAAACGGCCAAACGTTTCCAGGAAGCGGCCAATAAAGTAATCGCCTTTATGGAAAAAGTCGATGAAGAGGGCGGTGCCGACAATGCCGCCATCCAACCGACCACCCCTCCGGGTGTAAGTGCCTGCAGTATGAAATAA
- a CDS encoding phosphatidylglycerophosphatase A family protein, producing MNLSEIFLSLLGAGKLPSPRISATVLAWIIGLGLLWALGAESLFTLAFALFIIGIFEITKEENRSGVHDPSWIVIDEAVGVWVALSVSASALRWLPSSAMNLWLLAAGALGAYLLMLLLAPSTIGWIRRNVKGGLGVMLDDVLAGFAAGLLVLLAAKGAQALLGH from the coding sequence ATGAACCTTTCAGAGATCTTTTTGAGCCTTTTGGGAGCGGGCAAGCTCCCCTCCCCGCGGATCAGCGCGACGGTACTCGCCTGGATCATCGGCCTGGGCCTGCTCTGGGCCCTGGGAGCAGAGAGCCTCTTCACCCTCGCTTTCGCCCTCTTCATCATCGGGATCTTCGAAATCACCAAAGAGGAGAACCGCTCAGGCGTCCACGACCCCTCCTGGATCGTCATCGACGAAGCGGTGGGAGTCTGGGTTGCTCTGAGCGTGAGCGCCTCCGCCCTGCGCTGGCTTCCCTCCTCTGCGATGAACCTCTGGCTCCTCGCCGCCGGAGCCCTGGGTGCTTACCTCCTGATGCTCCTCTTGGCCCCCTCCACCATCGGCTGGATCCGCCGTAATGTCAAAGGAGGCCTGGGAGTCATGCTCGACGACGTGCTCGCCGGCTTCGCGGCGGGACTGCTGGTGCTGCTGGCGGCCAAAGGGGCACAAGCGCTCCTGGGACATTGA
- the hxlA gene encoding 3-hexulose-6-phosphate synthase, which produces MKLQLAIDVLTSEEALVLAKKTSKYIDIIEIGTPLIKHEGVRLISLMKALHPKKELLVDLKTMDVGEYEADFCFEAGADIVTVLGVADIKTIEGAIVSAKKHGKKVVVDMINVADKITRAKEVAELGADYVGIHSGIDQQNAGQSPLADLKKLSKAVDIPLVVAGGINLDTLDEIIACKPEVVVVGGAITGAKNPKKIAKKISKKIRKAS; this is translated from the coding sequence ATGAAACTGCAATTGGCGATCGACGTTCTAACGAGTGAAGAGGCCCTTGTCCTGGCCAAAAAGACAAGCAAATACATCGATATCATCGAGATCGGCACACCGCTGATCAAGCACGAAGGAGTCCGCCTCATCTCTTTGATGAAAGCCCTTCACCCGAAGAAGGAACTTCTGGTCGATCTGAAGACCATGGATGTCGGAGAGTATGAGGCGGACTTCTGCTTCGAAGCGGGGGCGGATATCGTCACCGTCCTGGGGGTAGCCGATATCAAAACGATCGAAGGGGCGATTGTCAGTGCCAAAAAACATGGCAAAAAGGTCGTCGTCGATATGATCAACGTCGCCGACAAGATCACCCGGGCCAAAGAGGTTGCCGAGCTGGGAGCCGACTATGTCGGGATCCACTCAGGAATCGATCAACAGAATGCAGGCCAATCCCCATTGGCGGACCTCAAAAAGCTCTCCAAGGCCGTCGATATTCCCCTCGTCGTCGCCGGAGGAATCAATCTGGATACGCTTGATGAGATTATCGCCTGCAAGCCGGAGGTGGTCGTCGTTGGCGGGGCCATCACCGGAGCCAAAAACCCCAAAAAGATCGCCAAAAAAATCTCGAAGAAAATCCGGAAAGCATCATGA
- a CDS encoding anthranilate synthase component I family protein: MLRSYLFDQLTPVALYGEIKKLYPEEVTMLFESVVTSEEGNFSFIVIGAKERLVYRDNETLYTDNTGTTRQLEEDPFAFLQEYYRRLDKERYRAIARDAGFSFVDGFIGFIGYDMVKVFEPVLREWMDDLEDPLQTPDLDLIRPKLIIGFSHKSSELTLIDPGGENPKMLESVAALLPKAHHPLPFQPARLEGEGSFSITPERYMEIVEEAKEHIRAGDVFQMLPSNRYTQRGHVDPLSFYRVLRAKNPSPYLFLLDYEDFSICGSSPEVMVRLTQGEILLRPIAGTRKRGATPQRDHELEQEMLSDPKECAEHLMLVDLGRNDVGRVAKTGTVEVPEMMRVEKYSHVMHMVSDVVAQIDEGKDMFDLFRATFTAGTMTGAPKIKAMELIARFEGLKRGFYSGSVGYFSFTGDMDSAIAIRTALIQPDKIILQAGAGVVADSRPELEELEVRNKLMALLATLKEMERFSPDQPLLILKEIPEADEKE; the protein is encoded by the coding sequence ATGTTGCGCAGCTATCTCTTCGACCAGCTCACCCCGGTCGCCCTCTACGGCGAAATCAAAAAACTCTATCCCGAGGAAGTCACCATGCTCTTCGAGAGTGTGGTCACCTCCGAAGAGGGGAACTTCAGCTTCATTGTCATCGGAGCCAAAGAGCGCCTCGTTTATCGGGACAATGAGACCCTCTATACCGACAACACCGGGACCACACGGCAGTTGGAGGAAGATCCCTTCGCTTTCCTCCAGGAGTATTACCGCCGCCTGGACAAGGAGCGCTACCGCGCGATCGCCCGGGACGCCGGCTTCTCCTTCGTCGACGGATTTATCGGCTTTATCGGTTACGATATGGTCAAAGTCTTCGAGCCGGTGCTTCGGGAGTGGATGGATGATCTCGAAGATCCGCTCCAGACTCCCGATCTCGACCTGATCCGCCCCAAACTCATCATCGGCTTCTCCCACAAGAGCAGCGAACTGACCCTCATCGACCCGGGCGGGGAAAATCCCAAAATGCTCGAAAGCGTGGCCGCTCTGCTCCCCAAGGCTCATCATCCCCTCCCTTTTCAACCCGCGCGGCTGGAGGGAGAAGGGAGCTTCTCCATCACCCCGGAGCGCTATATGGAGATCGTCGAAGAGGCCAAAGAACATATCCGCGCCGGGGATGTCTTTCAGATGCTTCCCTCCAACCGCTATACCCAGCGGGGACACGTGGACCCTCTGAGCTTCTACCGGGTGCTCCGCGCCAAGAACCCCTCGCCCTACCTCTTCCTCCTCGATTACGAGGATTTCAGCATTTGCGGCTCTTCCCCGGAAGTGATGGTCCGCCTCACCCAGGGGGAGATCCTGCTGCGCCCCATCGCCGGTACCCGCAAACGGGGGGCCACCCCCCAGCGCGACCACGAACTGGAACAGGAGATGCTGAGCGACCCCAAAGAGTGCGCCGAACATTTGATGCTGGTGGACCTGGGACGCAACGATGTGGGCCGGGTCGCCAAAACCGGCACCGTGGAAGTCCCCGAGATGATGCGCGTGGAAAAATACTCCCACGTCATGCATATGGTCAGTGACGTCGTGGCACAGATCGACGAGGGGAAAGATATGTTTGACCTCTTCCGCGCCACCTTCACCGCCGGTACGATGACCGGTGCCCCCAAGATCAAAGCGATGGAGCTCATCGCCCGCTTCGAGGGGCTCAAGCGGGGCTTCTACAGCGGCAGCGTAGGCTACTTCTCCTTTACGGGGGATATGGATTCCGCCATCGCCATCCGCACCGCCCTGATCCAACCCGACAAGATCATCCTCCAAGCCGGCGCCGGCGTCGTAGCCGACAGCCGCCCCGAGCTCGAAGAGCTGGAAGTCCGCAACAAACTGATGGCCCTGCTCGCTACGCTGAAAGAGATGGAGCGTTTCTCGCCCGATCAGCCGCTACTGATACTCAAAGAGATTCCTGAAGCCGATGAGAAAGAGTAG
- a CDS encoding response regulator, with protein MKIVIIENELYLAQSIAAKLSEFHFDTEIYSSVKEAMEARADVYLLSTNLPGQNFMPLIEKFRDKNVLLMVNYINNDTVGEPLKAGARDYIVKPFTIEELLRKIEHFHDYRMLQERNRFYQEYLDHLYREVECNVEAESLTLPLVIRTNYQRAADKLALRLNRIKKNILTLISLDEAGWKEKVAALDNEHIGYIIHLEKLKKNERQQLFELLEGKLFLLTDSSGEVETPYPTLTLTADNKLYDQDEILTIDEYVQYIVKTFQYKFPDTELSKKLGISRKSLWEKRKKYDLFKKK; from the coding sequence ATGAAAATCGTCATTATAGAAAACGAGCTCTACCTGGCCCAAAGCATCGCCGCCAAGCTTTCGGAATTCCATTTCGATACGGAGATCTACAGCTCAGTCAAAGAGGCGATGGAAGCACGGGCCGATGTCTACCTCCTCTCGACCAACCTCCCGGGGCAGAACTTCATGCCCCTGATCGAAAAGTTCCGGGACAAGAACGTCCTGCTCATGGTCAACTACATCAACAACGACACCGTGGGCGAACCCCTCAAAGCAGGAGCACGGGACTACATCGTCAAACCCTTCACCATCGAGGAGCTCCTGCGCAAAATCGAACACTTCCATGACTACCGGATGCTCCAGGAACGCAACCGCTTCTACCAGGAGTATCTCGACCACCTCTACCGGGAAGTGGAGTGCAACGTGGAAGCGGAAAGCCTTACTCTGCCCCTGGTGATCCGCACCAACTACCAGCGCGCGGCGGATAAGCTGGCCCTTCGGCTCAATCGGATCAAGAAAAACATCCTCACCCTCATCTCCCTGGACGAAGCGGGCTGGAAGGAGAAGGTGGCGGCCCTGGACAATGAGCACATCGGCTACATCATCCACCTGGAGAAGCTCAAAAAGAACGAGCGCCAGCAGCTCTTCGAACTCCTGGAGGGCAAATTGTTCCTCCTGACCGACAGTTCCGGAGAGGTGGAGACCCCCTACCCCACCCTCACCCTCACCGCCGACAACAAACTCTACGACCAGGACGAGATCCTGACCATCGACGAGTATGTCCAATACATCGTGAAAACCTTCCAATACAAATTCCCCGATACCGAACTGAGTAAAAAGCTGGGGATCTCCCGTAAAAGCCTCTGGGAAAAAAGGAAAAAGTATGACCTCTTCAAAAAGAAATAA